The following are encoded together in the Buteo buteo chromosome 2, bButBut1.hap1.1, whole genome shotgun sequence genome:
- the MPLKIP gene encoding M-phase-specific PLK1-interacting protein, which translates to MYRQSFRPPTPPYAGGGFRSPPSGGGPVPPSPRGYGSPHHTPPYGHRPGPYGSGHSPRGHGFHGGGGRFGSPSPGGQTPRRPQSVSPRYPAPYGGKSPAGAALHPQQHKRSPGGFQRHYQGSPRTSTPFGTAHGREKRVSNDVENYYRPSMLEDPWAGLEPVSVTDINQQYSSEQTTYTGKKGRYFS; encoded by the exons ATGTACCGGCAGAGCTTCCGCCCCCCGACGCCTCCGTACGCGGGCGGCGGCTTCCGGAGCCCTCCCTCCGGCGGGGGCCCCGTGCCACCCTCCCCGCGGGGCTACGGGAGCCCCCACCACACGCCGCCCTACGGCCACCGGCCTGGGCCTTACGGCAGCGGCCACTCGCCCCGAGGCCACGGTTTccacggcggcggcgggcggttCGGGAGCCCGTCGCCGGGGGGGCAGACCCCGCGCAGGCCGCAGAGCGTCAGCCCCCGGTACCCGGCTCCCTACGGCGGCAAATCCCCGGCTGGAGCTGCCCTGCACCCGCAGCAGCACAAGCGCTCGCCCGGGGGCTTCCAGAGGCACTACCAG GGATCACCCAGGACATCTACTCCATTTGGTACAGCGCatggcagagagaaaagagtgTCTAATGATGTGGAAAACTATTACAGACCTTCAATGCTTGAGGACCCATGGGCTGGCCTAGAGCCAGTTTCTGTTACAGACATAAACCAACAATACAGCAGTGAGCAAACAACATATACTGGTAAAAAAGGGAGGTATTTCAGCTAA